In one window of Paraburkholderia phymatum STM815 DNA:
- the cysD gene encoding sulfate adenylyltransferase subunit CysD, with translation MSTTLDSNLNAPLSVTANRMDHLDWLEAESIHILRELVAECSKPALLFSGGKDSVVVLALALKAFGLGANRKTQLPFPLVHIDTGHNYDEVIDFRDRRAQEIGAQLVVGHVEDSIKRGTVRLRRETDSRNAAQAVTLLETIEQYGYTAMIGGARRDEEKARAKERIFSFRDEFGQWDPKAQRPELWSLYNARLHQGEHLRVFPISNWTELDVWQYIARENLELPSIYYAHKREIVRRNGLLVPVTPLTPIREGESSEQALVRFRTVGDISCTCPVESDADDVEKIIAETAVTEITERGATRMDDQTSEAAMEQRKKQGYF, from the coding sequence ATGAGCACGACGCTCGATTCGAATCTCAACGCACCGCTGTCCGTGACGGCGAACCGGATGGATCACCTCGACTGGCTTGAGGCCGAGTCGATTCACATCCTGCGCGAACTCGTCGCCGAATGCAGCAAGCCCGCGCTGCTGTTTTCGGGCGGCAAGGACTCCGTCGTCGTGCTGGCGCTCGCGTTGAAGGCATTCGGCCTCGGCGCGAACCGCAAGACGCAGCTGCCGTTCCCGCTCGTGCACATCGACACGGGTCACAACTACGATGAAGTGATCGACTTCCGCGATCGCCGCGCGCAAGAGATCGGTGCGCAACTGGTGGTCGGTCACGTCGAAGATTCGATCAAGCGCGGCACCGTGCGTCTGCGTCGCGAAACGGACTCGCGCAACGCGGCGCAAGCCGTCACGCTGCTCGAAACTATCGAGCAATACGGCTACACGGCGATGATCGGCGGTGCGCGCCGCGACGAAGAAAAGGCGCGCGCGAAAGAGCGCATCTTTTCGTTCCGCGACGAGTTCGGCCAGTGGGATCCAAAGGCGCAGCGCCCGGAACTGTGGAGCCTCTATAACGCGCGTCTGCATCAGGGCGAGCATCTGCGCGTGTTCCCGATCTCGAACTGGACGGAACTCGATGTGTGGCAATACATCGCCCGCGAGAACCTCGAACTGCCGTCCATCTACTACGCGCACAAGCGCGAGATCGTACGCCGCAACGGCCTGCTCGTGCCCGTGACGCCGCTCACGCCGATCCGCGAAGGCGAGTCGAGCGAACAGGCGCTGGTGCGCTTCCGCACGGTGGGCGATATCAGTTGCACGTGCCCGGTTGAAAGCGATGCGGACGATGTCGAAAAGATCATCGCCGAAACGGCCGTGACGGAAATCACGGAACGTGGCGCGACGCGCATGGACGACCAGACGTCGGAAGCAGCGATGGAACAGCGCAAGAAGCAAGGTTATTTCTAA
- a CDS encoding phosphoadenylyl-sulfate reductase has protein sequence MTDAAALTPELQAKIERLDALLDTIGQRHEAVKFASSLAAEDMLLTHAILSRGVKIGIFSLNTGRLHAETLGMIERVRERYGYDIEQFHPQAAAVDEYVAQHGLNAFYESIDLRKRCCEIRKVEPLNRALADVGAWVTGQRREQSVTRAELHEEEHDGARNIAKYNPLADWTEADVWAYLKAFDVPVNPLHARGYPSIGCEPCTRAVRPGEDSRAGRWWWESRDTKECGLHITTIPVTVIGENASA, from the coding sequence ATGACGGACGCTGCCGCTCTCACGCCCGAGCTTCAGGCGAAGATCGAGCGTCTCGACGCGCTGCTCGATACGATCGGCCAGCGTCACGAGGCGGTCAAGTTCGCCAGCAGCCTCGCAGCCGAAGACATGCTGCTGACGCACGCAATTCTGTCCCGCGGCGTCAAGATTGGCATCTTCTCCCTTAATACGGGTCGCCTTCATGCGGAAACGCTCGGTATGATCGAGCGCGTGCGCGAACGCTATGGATACGACATCGAACAGTTTCATCCGCAAGCGGCCGCGGTCGACGAATACGTCGCGCAGCATGGCTTGAATGCGTTCTACGAAAGCATCGACCTGCGCAAGCGGTGCTGCGAAATCCGCAAGGTCGAGCCGCTGAACCGCGCGCTTGCCGACGTCGGCGCATGGGTCACCGGTCAGCGTCGCGAGCAGTCGGTGACGCGTGCGGAACTGCACGAGGAAGAGCACGACGGCGCGCGCAACATCGCGAAGTACAACCCGCTCGCCGACTGGACGGAAGCCGACGTATGGGCTTACCTGAAGGCGTTCGACGTGCCCGTGAATCCGCTGCATGCACGCGGCTATCCGAGCATCGGCTGCGAGCCGTGCACGCGGGCCGTGCGCCCTGGCGAAGACAGCCGGGCAGGGCGCTGGTGGTGGGAATCGCGCGACACGAAGGAATGCGGTTTGCACATTACGACGATCCCGGTGACGGTGATCGGCGAGAACGCCTCGGCCTGA
- a CDS encoding DUF934 domain-containing protein: MASIIKDRAIVNDDFTVVRAAADGALPEVSALPAGKIIVPLALWQASRDELTASRGVQEIGVWLAPDSEPVDIVADFDKLALIAVDFPVFRDGRGYSTARLLRERYGYKGEIRAIGDVLRDQIRFYERCGFNAYALRADKDLNDALKAFTEFTVQYQGAFDDPSPLFRRREAAAAAQKATA; the protein is encoded by the coding sequence ATGGCATCGATTATCAAGGACCGCGCAATCGTCAACGACGACTTCACGGTTGTGCGCGCAGCCGCAGACGGCGCGCTGCCCGAAGTGAGCGCCTTGCCTGCCGGCAAGATCATTGTTCCCCTCGCATTGTGGCAAGCCTCGCGGGACGAACTGACGGCCTCGCGCGGCGTGCAGGAAATCGGCGTGTGGCTCGCGCCGGACAGCGAACCCGTCGACATCGTCGCCGACTTCGACAAGCTCGCGCTGATCGCAGTCGACTTCCCCGTATTCCGCGACGGCCGCGGCTACAGCACGGCGCGCCTGTTGCGCGAACGCTATGGCTACAAGGGCGAGATTCGCGCGATCGGCGACGTGCTGCGCGACCAGATCCGCTTCTACGAGCGTTGTGGTTTCAACGCGTACGCGCTGCGTGCGGACAAGGATCTCAACGACGCGCTGAAGGCATTCACCGAATTCACCGTGCAATACCAGGGTGCGTTCGACGATCCGTCGCCGCTGTTCCGTCGGCGCGAAGCGGCCGCTGCTGCGCAAAAGGCCACGGCATGA
- a CDS encoding nitrite/sulfite reductase, giving the protein MYQYDQYDQTIVDERVAQYADQVRRRLSGELSEEEFRPLRLQNGLYMQRHAYMHRIAIPYGNLRSDQLRMLATIAREHDRGYGHFSTRSNIQYNWIQLEDTPEILRKLASVQMHGIQTSGNCIRNITADQFAGVAPDEIVDPRPWAEILRQWSTFHPEFAWLPRKFKIAVSGTKEDRAAVQIHDLGVYLKKNAAGEVVASILAGGGLGRTPIIGAIIKQDLPWQHLLTYCEAVLRVYNRYGRRDNLYKARIKILVKALSPEKFAQQVEEEWQHLKDGPSTLTEAEVARVEQYFAPPVYEKLPDTDASFEKHLLESRPFARWVERNVRPHRVSGYASVTISLKPRDIAPGDATDTQMEAVADWADQYSLGEIRVSHEQNLILANVKKRDLYALWEQAKAQGFATPNIGLLTDIIACPGGDFCSLANAKSIPIAQAIQERFDNADFVHDLGDLSLNISGCMNSCGHHHVGNIGVLGVDKDGSEWYQVSLGGEQGTGVDGAKLGRVIGPSFSAEEMPDVVSKVIDTFVEHRIDGERFIDTYNRIGIAPFKERVYASRQPAHA; this is encoded by the coding sequence ATGTACCAATACGATCAGTACGACCAGACCATCGTCGATGAACGCGTCGCGCAGTACGCCGACCAGGTTCGTCGCCGCCTGTCGGGCGAATTGAGCGAAGAAGAGTTCCGTCCGCTGCGTCTGCAGAATGGCCTGTACATGCAGCGCCACGCGTACATGCACCGCATCGCGATTCCGTACGGCAACCTGCGCAGCGATCAACTGCGCATGCTTGCGACCATTGCGCGCGAGCACGACCGTGGCTACGGCCATTTCTCGACGCGCTCCAATATCCAGTACAACTGGATCCAGCTCGAGGACACGCCTGAAATCCTGCGCAAGCTCGCGTCCGTCCAGATGCACGGCATCCAGACGTCGGGTAACTGCATCCGCAACATCACGGCCGATCAGTTCGCGGGCGTCGCGCCCGACGAAATCGTCGATCCGCGTCCGTGGGCGGAAATCTTGCGCCAATGGTCGACGTTCCACCCCGAGTTCGCATGGCTGCCGCGCAAGTTCAAGATTGCCGTGTCCGGCACGAAGGAAGACCGCGCGGCCGTGCAGATCCACGACCTCGGCGTCTATCTGAAGAAGAACGCAGCGGGCGAAGTCGTCGCGAGCATTCTGGCGGGCGGCGGTCTCGGCCGTACGCCGATCATCGGCGCGATCATCAAGCAAGACCTGCCGTGGCAGCATCTGCTGACCTATTGCGAAGCCGTGCTGCGCGTGTACAACCGCTATGGCCGCCGCGACAACCTGTACAAGGCGCGCATCAAGATTCTCGTGAAGGCGCTGTCGCCCGAGAAGTTCGCGCAGCAGGTCGAAGAGGAATGGCAGCATCTGAAGGACGGCCCGTCGACGCTGACGGAAGCCGAAGTTGCGCGCGTGGAGCAATACTTTGCGCCGCCCGTGTATGAAAAGCTGCCGGACACGGATGCTTCGTTCGAAAAGCATCTGCTCGAAAGCAGGCCGTTCGCGCGCTGGGTCGAGCGCAATGTGCGCCCGCATCGCGTGTCGGGCTATGCGTCGGTGACGATCTCGCTGAAGCCGCGCGACATCGCGCCGGGCGATGCAACGGACACGCAGATGGAAGCCGTCGCCGACTGGGCGGACCAGTATTCGCTCGGCGAGATCCGCGTGTCGCACGAACAGAATCTGATTCTCGCGAACGTCAAGAAGCGCGACCTGTACGCGCTGTGGGAGCAGGCGAAGGCGCAGGGTTTCGCAACGCCCAACATCGGCCTGTTGACCGACATCATCGCGTGCCCGGGCGGCGATTTCTGCTCGCTCGCGAATGCGAAGTCGATCCCCATTGCGCAAGCCATCCAGGAGCGCTTCGACAACGCGGACTTCGTGCACGACCTTGGCGACCTGTCGCTGAACATCTCGGGCTGCATGAACTCGTGCGGCCACCACCACGTCGGCAACATCGGCGTGCTGGGCGTCGACAAGGACGGCTCCGAGTGGTATCAGGTGTCGCTCGGCGGCGAGCAGGGCACGGGCGTGGACGGCGCGAAGCTCGGCCGTGTGATCGGCCCGTCGTTCTCGGCGGAAGAAATGCCGGACGTGGTGTCGAAGGTGATCGACACGTTCGTCGAGCACCGCATCGACGGCGAACGCTTCATCGACACGTACAACCGCATCGGCATCGCACCGTTCAAGGAACGCGTGTACGCATCGCGTCAACCGGCTCACGCGTAA
- a CDS encoding CysB family HTH-type transcriptional regulator codes for MNLHQFRFVREAVRQNFNLTEAAKALYTSQPGVSKAIIELEDELGVEIFTRHGKRVRSLTEPGRIILASVERILQEVESLKRVGKDYAAQDQGNLVIAATHTQARYSLPAAIAEFKKRFPKVHLSILQGSPTQVAELVLHDQADVAIATEAISTYKELVSLPCFTWHHLAVMPADHPLLERKQLSLDDLTQYPLITYDNAFAGRTKINDAFRLRGLHPDIVLEAIDADVIKTYVELGLGVGIMADIAFNAERDRHLRAMPVGHLFGSNVTRVALKHGAYLRSYVYTLVELLSPNLNRRLIEQALKGEHETYEL; via the coding sequence ATGAACCTGCATCAGTTCCGCTTCGTGCGCGAGGCCGTGCGACAGAATTTCAACCTGACCGAGGCCGCGAAAGCGCTGTATACAAGCCAGCCTGGCGTCTCCAAGGCGATCATCGAGCTGGAAGACGAGCTGGGCGTCGAAATCTTCACACGGCACGGCAAGCGCGTGCGCTCCCTGACGGAGCCGGGGCGGATCATTCTGGCGTCCGTCGAACGGATCCTGCAGGAAGTGGAGAGCCTCAAGCGGGTCGGTAAAGATTACGCGGCGCAGGACCAGGGCAATCTGGTGATCGCTGCAACCCACACGCAGGCGCGCTATTCGCTGCCCGCCGCGATCGCCGAGTTCAAGAAGCGCTTTCCCAAGGTGCATCTGTCGATTCTGCAAGGCAGCCCGACCCAGGTCGCCGAACTGGTGTTGCACGATCAGGCGGACGTGGCGATCGCGACGGAAGCGATCTCGACCTATAAGGAACTGGTGTCGTTGCCGTGCTTCACCTGGCACCATCTGGCCGTGATGCCCGCCGATCACCCCTTGCTGGAGCGCAAACAGCTGTCGCTCGACGATCTGACCCAATACCCGCTGATTACTTACGATAACGCGTTCGCCGGCCGCACCAAGATCAATGACGCGTTCCGCCTGCGCGGGCTGCATCCCGACATCGTGCTCGAAGCGATTGACGCGGACGTGATCAAGACCTACGTGGAACTGGGGCTGGGCGTCGGCATCATGGCCGACATCGCGTTCAACGCCGAGCGCGACCGCCATCTGCGCGCGATGCCCGTCGGGCACCTGTTCGGCAGCAACGTGACACGCGTCGCGCTCAAGCATGGCGCGTATCTGCGCAGCTATGTGTATACGCTCGTCGAACTGCTGTCGCCGAACCTGAACCGTCGATTGATCGAGCAGGCGCTCAAGGGCGAGCACGAAACGTATGAGCTTTGA
- a CDS encoding ABC transporter substrate-binding protein → MSSHPKKNKLSSTLRRFTRAAAIGALFGAAAAHADIKVGIDLSSTGPAAAIGITSKNAMLMWPKTIAGRPAQYIVLDDGSDPGAAVRNIRKLINEDHVDVVVGPNITPAALAALDPVAESQTPMITLIGSASVVEPQEGKKIWAFKMAQTDSAMADVMTRYMSNHNVKTVGFIGFADSYGDSWLNEFTKFAALRHIQVIATERFNRTDASVTGQILKLMAAKPDAVLIAGAGTPTVLPQRTLVERGYKGAIYQTHGIATPEFIKLGGKDVEGTLFPTQPVVVARTLPADHPAKKAALAFVDAYEKQYGPNTVTQFAGDAAGVYPRLQDAVARALKTAQPGTPEFRAALRTELEHAHELVVPNGVVNTSAKDHVGLDQRASVMGVIKGGKFTYLSQ, encoded by the coding sequence ATGTCGTCGCACCCCAAGAAGAACAAACTGAGCAGCACCTTGCGCCGCTTCACGCGCGCCGCCGCGATCGGCGCGCTGTTCGGCGCCGCCGCCGCGCACGCGGACATCAAGGTCGGCATCGACCTGTCGAGCACGGGGCCCGCCGCCGCAATCGGCATCACGAGCAAGAACGCGATGCTGATGTGGCCGAAGACGATTGCCGGACGGCCGGCGCAATACATCGTGCTCGACGACGGCTCCGATCCGGGCGCGGCCGTGCGCAACATCCGCAAGCTGATCAACGAAGATCATGTCGACGTGGTCGTCGGCCCGAACATCACGCCCGCAGCGCTCGCCGCGCTCGATCCCGTCGCCGAAAGCCAGACGCCGATGATCACGCTGATCGGCTCCGCAAGCGTGGTCGAGCCGCAGGAAGGCAAGAAGATCTGGGCGTTCAAGATGGCGCAGACGGACAGCGCGATGGCCGACGTGATGACGCGCTACATGTCGAACCACAACGTGAAGACGGTCGGCTTCATCGGCTTCGCGGACAGCTATGGCGACAGCTGGCTCAACGAGTTCACGAAGTTCGCGGCGCTGCGCCACATTCAGGTGATCGCGACCGAGCGCTTCAATCGCACGGACGCGAGCGTCACGGGCCAGATACTCAAGCTGATGGCGGCGAAGCCCGATGCGGTGCTGATCGCGGGTGCGGGCACGCCAACCGTGCTGCCGCAGCGCACGCTCGTCGAGCGCGGCTATAAAGGCGCGATCTATCAGACGCACGGCATCGCAACGCCGGAGTTCATCAAGCTCGGCGGCAAGGATGTCGAAGGCACGCTGTTTCCGACGCAGCCCGTCGTCGTCGCACGCACGCTGCCCGCCGATCATCCCGCGAAGAAGGCCGCGCTGGCTTTCGTCGACGCGTATGAAAAGCAATATGGACCCAACACGGTCACGCAGTTCGCGGGCGATGCCGCAGGCGTCTATCCGCGTCTGCAGGATGCCGTTGCGCGCGCGTTGAAGACGGCGCAGCCGGGCACGCCGGAGTTTCGCGCGGCGCTGCGCACAGAGCTCGAGCATGCCCATGAACTCGTGGTGCCGAACGGCGTCGTGAATACGAGCGCGAAGGACCACGTCGGCCTCGACCAGCGGGCGAGCGTAATGGGCGTCATCAAGGGCGGGAAGTTCACTTACCTCAGCCAGTGA
- a CDS encoding glycosyltransferase family protein produces MPSLQDALDALAHAPDDIERLRAVCVALLEDMRDDEVLPYTERALAIEPRDLHFVDWHAHALTLLGRHFDAVATWRKHAALPWRPAYYRMSLGQSLVMSGDTERGIPMLHGAWQQAAADGEWFAQKAGHLYGEALLRTSRPAGFEQWLARNCGDTGSYRPAGIPVWSGERDLRGKRVLIAHQLGFGDQCLLFAGVSQWRAAGAELMLTCDVHLHPLLQASLPGCRVVSAPRPLRRDEPLPDALANEVRAFAPDLYATLLHLPLLAAQQASLPSPFFPAYLRAPEGERETAAAWARDLRAAQPGKSLIGIFWDCNQRHAHEVGAVMRCSAIRRSLPLTEVNHLVTHPSVAAKRHFVSLHHPAAQRFAGMPSGNISVYEPGIRTFAETAACIEQMDAVVAVDSSVANLSAMLGKLTVVPLNLTSEWRWGVEGDRSPWMEHVKLLRQTLMGDWRNVIDEAVAFLS; encoded by the coding sequence ATGCCTTCACTCCAGGACGCGCTCGATGCGCTTGCCCATGCGCCCGACGACATCGAACGGTTGCGCGCCGTCTGCGTTGCACTGCTCGAAGACATGCGCGACGACGAAGTGCTGCCGTACACCGAGCGTGCGCTCGCGATCGAGCCGCGCGATCTCCACTTCGTGGACTGGCACGCGCATGCGCTGACGCTGCTCGGCCGGCATTTCGATGCCGTCGCGACATGGCGCAAGCATGCCGCGCTGCCGTGGCGGCCTGCCTATTACAGGATGAGCCTCGGCCAGAGCCTCGTGATGTCCGGCGATACCGAGCGCGGCATTCCCATGCTGCACGGCGCGTGGCAGCAGGCCGCCGCCGATGGCGAATGGTTCGCGCAGAAGGCCGGGCATCTGTACGGCGAGGCCTTGCTGCGCACGTCGCGCCCGGCGGGCTTCGAGCAGTGGCTCGCCCGCAATTGCGGCGACACGGGCAGTTACCGGCCTGCCGGCATTCCCGTGTGGTCGGGCGAGCGCGATCTGCGCGGCAAGCGCGTGCTGATCGCACATCAGTTGGGTTTCGGCGATCAGTGTCTGCTGTTCGCAGGCGTATCGCAGTGGCGCGCGGCGGGCGCCGAGTTGATGCTCACCTGCGATGTTCATCTGCATCCGCTATTGCAGGCGTCGCTGCCCGGCTGCCGAGTCGTGAGCGCACCGCGTCCGTTGCGACGTGACGAGCCGTTGCCGGACGCCCTGGCGAACGAGGTACGCGCGTTCGCGCCCGATCTGTACGCAACGCTGCTGCATCTGCCGTTGCTGGCCGCGCAGCAGGCGTCGCTGCCGTCGCCGTTCTTCCCGGCGTATCTGCGCGCGCCCGAGGGCGAGCGCGAGACGGCTGCCGCATGGGCGCGGGATCTGCGCGCGGCGCAGCCGGGCAAATCGCTGATCGGCATTTTCTGGGACTGCAATCAGCGGCATGCGCATGAAGTTGGCGCGGTGATGCGCTGTTCGGCGATCCGGCGCAGTTTGCCGCTGACGGAAGTGAATCATCTCGTGACTCACCCGTCCGTGGCAGCGAAGCGGCATTTCGTGAGCCTGCATCATCCTGCTGCGCAGCGCTTCGCGGGGATGCCGTCGGGCAACATCAGCGTGTACGAGCCGGGTATCAGGACGTTCGCAGAAACGGCCGCGTGCATCGAGCAGATGGACGCCGTCGTCGCCGTCGACTCGAGCGTCGCGAACCTGAGCGCGATGCTCGGCAAGCTGACCGTCGTGCCGCTGAATCTGACGAGCGAATGGCGCTGGGGCGTGGAAGGCGACCGCTCGCCGTGGATGGAGCATGTCAAGCTGCTGCGCCAGACGTTGATGGGCGACTGGCGCAACGTGATCGACGAGGCGGTGGCGTTTCTGTCGTGA
- a CDS encoding Gfo/Idh/MocA family protein, with the protein MKRRLRLGMVGGGQGAFIGAVHRIAARIDDRFELVAAALSSDPQRAHASADEIGVARSYASWDEMARAEAARDDGIDAVSIVTPNHLHAPVATAFLNAGIHVICDKPLAMTLEEGEALAQLARDKKRLFALTHTYSGYPMARHARELVEAGEIGEVRVVQVEYAQDWLAKPIELAGDNRQAAWRTDPKQAGRAGCLGDIGTHAYHLAAFATGMLPIEIAAELHTFVAGRQVDDHIQAMLRYENGARGMLWASQVASGAENALRLRVHGTKAGIAFDQENPNELLFTPLGGATQRLTRGRVDSAVARDATRVPPGHPEGYLEAFAQLYKDAARQIEAIDAGVPVPPESRLLTTVDDGVAGLRFIDAVFESHATLVYSRVKNG; encoded by the coding sequence ATGAAACGAAGACTCAGGCTGGGCATGGTCGGCGGCGGTCAGGGGGCGTTCATCGGTGCGGTGCACCGAATCGCGGCGCGCATCGACGATCGCTTCGAGCTGGTGGCGGCCGCGTTGTCGTCCGACCCTCAGCGTGCGCACGCCAGCGCCGACGAGATCGGCGTCGCGCGCAGCTACGCGAGCTGGGACGAGATGGCCCGCGCCGAAGCCGCACGCGACGACGGCATCGACGCGGTGTCGATCGTCACGCCCAACCATTTGCATGCGCCCGTGGCGACGGCATTCCTCAATGCCGGCATCCACGTGATCTGCGACAAGCCGCTGGCAATGACGCTCGAAGAGGGCGAAGCGCTCGCGCAACTCGCGCGCGACAAGAAGCGGCTCTTTGCTCTGACGCATACCTACTCCGGCTATCCGATGGCGCGCCATGCGCGCGAACTCGTCGAGGCGGGCGAGATCGGCGAGGTGCGCGTCGTGCAGGTCGAATATGCGCAGGACTGGCTCGCGAAGCCGATTGAACTCGCGGGCGACAACCGCCAGGCGGCATGGCGCACCGATCCGAAGCAGGCAGGGCGCGCGGGGTGTCTCGGCGACATCGGCACGCATGCCTACCACCTCGCCGCGTTTGCGACGGGCATGCTGCCCATTGAGATTGCCGCCGAATTGCATACGTTCGTCGCGGGCCGTCAGGTCGACGACCATATTCAGGCGATGCTGCGCTATGAGAACGGCGCGCGCGGCATGTTGTGGGCGAGCCAGGTCGCGAGCGGCGCGGAAAACGCGCTGCGTTTGCGTGTCCATGGGACGAAAGCGGGCATCGCGTTCGATCAGGAGAACCCGAACGAACTGCTGTTCACGCCGTTGGGCGGCGCGACGCAACGGCTCACGCGCGGGCGCGTCGACAGCGCGGTCGCGCGAGATGCGACGCGCGTGCCGCCAGGGCATCCCGAAGGGTATCTCGAAGCGTTCGCGCAGCTTTACAAGGACGCGGCGCGGCAGATCGAAGCGATCGACGCGGGCGTACCCGTGCCGCCCGAAAGCCGTTTGCTGACGACCGTCGATGACGGCGTCGCAGGTCTGCGTTTCATCGATGCCGTCTTCGAAAGCCACGCAACGCTTGTGTATTCACGCGTGAAGAACGGCTGA
- a CDS encoding sugar phosphate isomerase/epimerase family protein, whose translation MKTIKGPAIFLAQFMGADAPFDNLAHLARWAAGLGFKGIQVPADPRLVDLEQAASSQAYCDDLLGVVADAGVAITELSTHLQGQLVAVHPAYDVLFDGFAAPHVRGNPAARTEWAVQQLKWAAQASARLGLTTHATFSGALAWPYIYPWPQRPAGLVEAAFDELARRWTPILDVFDTAGIDVCYELHPGEDLHDGVTFERFLAAVKNHTRANILFDPSHFVLQQLDYLAFIDIYHERIKAFHVKDAEFRPDGRQGVYGGYSGWVERAGRFRSPGDGQIDFGAIFSKMAQYDFPGWAVLEWECALKHPEDGAREGAEFIRRHIIRVAAHAFDDFAGSGADQAQLKRVLGL comes from the coding sequence ATGAAAACGATCAAAGGGCCCGCGATTTTTCTCGCGCAGTTCATGGGAGCCGATGCACCGTTCGACAACCTCGCCCATCTCGCACGGTGGGCGGCGGGGCTCGGATTCAAGGGCATTCAGGTGCCCGCCGATCCGCGCCTCGTCGATCTCGAACAGGCGGCATCGAGTCAGGCGTACTGCGACGATCTGCTCGGCGTGGTCGCCGATGCAGGTGTCGCCATCACCGAGTTGTCGACGCATCTGCAAGGTCAGCTCGTCGCCGTGCATCCGGCGTATGACGTGCTGTTCGACGGGTTTGCCGCGCCGCATGTGCGCGGCAATCCCGCCGCGCGCACCGAATGGGCCGTGCAGCAGCTGAAGTGGGCCGCGCAGGCATCCGCACGTCTCGGTCTCACGACGCATGCGACGTTTTCGGGCGCGCTCGCGTGGCCGTATATCTATCCGTGGCCGCAACGTCCCGCGGGTCTGGTCGAAGCCGCATTCGACGAGCTCGCGCGCCGCTGGACGCCCATTCTCGATGTGTTCGACACAGCGGGCATCGACGTGTGCTACGAACTGCATCCAGGCGAGGATCTGCACGACGGCGTGACTTTCGAACGCTTTCTCGCCGCCGTGAAAAACCACACACGCGCGAACATCCTGTTCGATCCGAGTCACTTCGTGTTGCAGCAGCTCGACTACCTCGCGTTCATCGATATCTACCACGAGCGCATCAAGGCCTTCCACGTGAAGGACGCCGAGTTTCGTCCCGATGGGCGGCAAGGCGTGTATGGCGGCTATAGCGGCTGGGTCGAGCGCGCGGGACGGTTCCGCTCGCCAGGCGACGGGCAGATCGATTTCGGCGCGATCTTCTCGAAGATGGCGCAGTACGATTTTCCGGGCTGGGCGGTTCTCGAATGGGAGTGCGCGCTGAAGCATCCCGAAGACGGCGCGCGTGAAGGCGCGGAGTTCATCCGTCGACACATCATCCGCGTGGCCGCGCATGCTTTCGACGACTTCGCGGGCAGCGGCGCGGATCAGGCCCAATTGAAACGCGTGCTCGGGCTCTGA
- a CDS encoding substrate-binding domain-containing protein, protein MNRIIRAVGAGMLALGISTLAATAARADEKVTVGVAIPTADHGFTGGIVWWANKAKADLEKAHPDLKVIVKTAANAPEQANQLQDLVTVNKINALVIFPYESASLTQPVAQVKKKGVYVTVVDRGLTDTSAQDAYVAGDNTAFGKIPAEYLAKALDGKGDIVALRGIPTTLDNERWNAFTGVLKAYPNIRILDAKYANWNRDDAFKVMQDYLTRFKHIDAVWAADDDMAVGVMKAIDQAKRSDIKIVFGGAGSKGMVKNVMDGAPLIKADVSYSPKFIYDAIKLTAEARLKGDKLPPTTIIPSVLITKENAKDFYFPDSPF, encoded by the coding sequence ATGAACAGGATCATTCGCGCCGTCGGCGCCGGCATGCTGGCGCTAGGCATCTCGACTCTCGCTGCGACAGCGGCCCGCGCCGACGAAAAAGTAACCGTCGGCGTCGCCATCCCCACCGCCGATCACGGTTTCACAGGCGGCATCGTCTGGTGGGCGAACAAGGCTAAAGCCGATCTGGAAAAAGCCCACCCCGACCTGAAAGTCATCGTGAAGACAGCCGCCAATGCGCCGGAACAGGCGAACCAGCTGCAAGACCTCGTGACCGTCAACAAGATCAACGCGCTCGTGATCTTCCCGTATGAATCGGCGTCGCTCACGCAACCCGTTGCGCAGGTGAAAAAGAAGGGCGTCTACGTGACGGTCGTCGATCGTGGCCTCACCGACACGAGCGCTCAGGACGCGTACGTCGCCGGCGACAACACCGCGTTCGGCAAGATCCCCGCCGAATATCTGGCAAAAGCGCTCGACGGCAAAGGCGACATCGTCGCGCTGCGCGGCATTCCCACCACGCTCGACAACGAGCGCTGGAATGCCTTCACCGGCGTGCTCAAGGCCTATCCGAACATCAGGATCCTCGACGCGAAATACGCGAACTGGAACCGTGACGACGCCTTCAAGGTCATGCAGGACTACCTGACCCGCTTCAAGCACATCGACGCCGTCTGGGCCGCCGACGACGACATGGCCGTCGGCGTGATGAAGGCGATCGACCAGGCCAAACGCAGCGACATCAAGATCGTGTTCGGCGGCGCCGGCTCGAAGGGCATGGTCAAGAACGTGATGGACGGCGCGCCGCTCATCAAGGCCGATGTGTCGTACTCGCCGAAGTTCATCTACGACGCGATCAAGCTGACGGCCGAGGCGCGCCTCAAAGGCGACAAACTGCCGCCGACGACGATCATCCCGTCCGTGCTGATCACGAAGGAAAACGCGAAGGACTTCTACTTCCCGGACTCGCCGTTCTGA